DNA from Halorarum salinum:
TGACGGCCCCCGCCCCGCCGCGGCCGGCGTGGTGGTCGCCGCCGTCGGAGGCGATCGTCGCGTACGCCACCTCCGCCTCGCCAGCAGGGCCGACGCAGGCGACCGCCGCGTCCGGGTACGCCGCGTCGGTCTCGACGGTGTCGGCGCCGGCGAGGTCGCCCGCGGGTTCGAGCCGCGGCTCCCCGTCGCCGACGACGAGCGCCGTCGGCTCGGCCGCCTCGCCCTCGACGACGACGCCGAGGCAGGCGGGGAGCGACCCGGCGAGGCGGTCGGGGAACGCCCCGCCCGAGTAGGAGTCGAGGAACGCGCCCGTCAGCGGCGACTTCGTCACCGCGGCGTAGCGCGACTCGCCGGGGAGCGCCCCCGAGAGCGGGCCGAGCAGGAAACAGAGCAGGTTCTCGGGCCCGAGCGGGTCGGCGCCCGCCGGGAGCTCCTCGTACAGGTAGCGCGCGCCGAGCCCCTTCCCGCCGAGGTAGCGGCGGCGCCACGCGTCGGGGACGCGTTCGAACCGGACCTCGCCCGCCCCGAGGTCCGCCCGGAGGACCCGCGTTCGTCCGTCCATCGGTGTATGTCACCCCGTTCACACGGAAAAGCGTTCGCCCGTCGAAGGCGGTGGCCGGAGTGTGTCTGTGGGTAGCGAGCCATAGTGACGGGCGGAGGTACGACGGTGCTTTCGACTCAGATATCGACCCGATCGCATCCGTACAGTTCCCGAAAGCCCCCGCGGCTGTCGGCTCGGTGCGGCCGGCTGCGCTCCTCGGCTCACTTCGGTCGCACTGCGGTGCTTACCGATCCGCGCCGTTTACGAGACGCACGCGTCTCGTGAACGTCGCCGACAGCCGCGGCCCCTTTCGGTTCCGCCCGGACCGCACCTCACCCTCCCTTACCTCGGAGCACGCTCCTCGGAACTCGCCCTCGTGTTCGAAAATCGAAGATCTTCGTCGGTACGGGAACTCCCCGAGTTCCCGTCAGCGGCCAGATTCCGCAGGAATCTGGCAGCATCACGAAAGGCGCGAAGCGCCTTTCGAACGACTCCGCTCGCGTGAGCAGCCTCTGCACTCCTCGCGTTCGTTCCCTCCGGTCACTCACGCTGCGCTTCTTCGTCCCTCGCGCGCGTCCGGCTGACACGGAGGTCGGCCGGCACGCGCCGGGCGGCTGCTCCCTCCGCGACCACGGACGACACGACAAGCACTATCCCCGCCGACTCCCCAGTCCCGGGCATGGATGAGGCGACGGTCGAGGGGTCCGGGACGACGGAAGGGACCGAGGACTCCAACGGAGCGGAACGCCGGTACGCCGTCGTGATCGCGGGCGGACGTTCGACCCGCTTCGGCGATAGCGACAAGGCCGTCGCCCCGCTGGCCGGGACGCCGATGATCCGCCGCGTCGCCGACCGCCTCGCCGGCGTGACGGACCGCCTGGTGGTGAACTGCCGGCCGGACCAGCGCGAGGCCATCGCCGACGCGCTCGCGGGCTACCCGAACCCGGTGCGGTACGCCGAGGACGAGGAACCCGACCTCGGGCCGATGGCCGGCATCCGGACCGGCCTCAGGGGGGTGGAGGCCTGGGGCGGGCCGGACGCGCTCGCGTTCGTCGCCGCCTGCGACATGCCGTTCCTCGACCCCGGCCTCGTCTCGCACCTGTTCGACCGCGCCGCCGACCGCGACGCGGCGGTGCCCCGCCTCGACGACGAGTGGTTCCAGACGACCCACGCGGTCTACCGCGCCGGCCCGATGGCCGACGCCTGCGACGCCGCGCTCGCCGAGGGGGAGGGGAAGATCATCGCGCCGCTGTTCGAACTCGACCACGCCGTCGTCGAGGAGGACGAGGCGCTCCGGTACGCGGACGAGTCCACCTTCGAGAACCTCAACACCCGGAAGGAGTTCGAGGCGGCGGCCGAGCGGTTCGGGTGAGGCGCGACCGCGGAGCAGCGGGAGCGTTCGCGGTCGTCGCGGTGCCCGTGGTGGCGAAACGGACGACCTAGCGAACCACGTCCACGACCTCGCCCTCGCCCATCCGCGCGACGACGACCCGGTCGATCCGCCCCGACCCGTCCGCCGCCAGCGCCGCCTCCGCGACGTCGCGAGCGACCGACTCGAGCGCCTCGTCGTCGGCCTTGTTCACCAGCGGAACCGCGGACGCGCCCTCCGGCACGCCCTTCAGTCCTCCCTCCGGCGACGCGAGCACTTCGCCCACGGCCTCCGCGGTGATCCCGTCGCCCGGTTCGAGCCCCGTGATCGCGCTCACGCGCTCGGGTCGGTGGACCGCCTCGTCCGACAGGGGCTTCCCGACCGCGCGGACCGAGGCGACCGGAATCACGGCGTCCGCCCCCGCCGGAACCTGGGGCTCGCGGTCGCTCGGCGCCTTGAACTCGCGCATCCGGGCACCGTCGGCCTTCACGAACGCGGGGCCGTCGTGGCCCGCCGCGAGGTCGTCGACCGTCTCGCGGTCGTACCCGTGGTAGCGGTCCGAGCGCTCCCGTTCGGGGACGAGGCCGAGCGGGAAGTCGTCGGGCGCGGCTTCCCGGAGCGCGGCCCCCGGGTCGTCGGTGACGACCACCCGGGAGACGTGCTCGTCGAAGATGGGGATGCGGACCGTGGCGGTGACGACCGCCCGGTCGGCGCCCCTCGCGAGCGCGTACAGCGTGGTCTTCTTGCCGCCGGCGCCGACGACCGCGACGAGGCCGTCGGCCGGGAGCGCCTCGGTCGGGGTCATCGCGCCGCCCGGATCTCGTCGGCGAGTTCGTCGGTGTCGGGGAACGTCAGCGGTTCGTCCGCGCTCCACGTGTAGGTGATTCGGCGATCGGCGTCGACGACGAAGACGGCGCGGTTCGCGATGCCGGCGAGCGGGCCGTCCTCCCGCTCGACGCCGAACTCCGCGATCACGGGGTCGTTGAACCCGGAGACGAGCGGGTAGCCGAGGTCGTACTCGTCGACGAACGCGAGCAGCGACCACGGCGTGTCGGCGCTGACGCCGTACACGTCGGCGTCGATGTCGGCGAGATCGGCCCGCCAGTCCCGGAGCCCGCACAGCTCGCGCGTGCAGGTCCGCGAGTAGACGCCGGGGAAGAACGCGAGGGCTACGGGGCCGTCCCGGAGGGCCGATTCGAGGTCGAACTCCGCCACGTCGTCGCTCGTGTAGTTCCCCCGTTCGGCCTCGCTCGCGGCGTCCGGGGTGGCCATGGGCGCGGTGACGGCTGGCGCGTCGTCTCCCGTCTGGAGCATGGGGGACCGTTGGCGCCCCCCGCGATAATGGTTGGTGGCGATTCGAGGGGGAACGGCTCTTCCGACGGCGGTCCGGCCGGGGGAACCGGCCAGTGACGACCCCCGTCGCGTCTTTCACCCCAGCGCGTGTTCGTGGCGCTCGCTCGCCACCTCGACGGTCGCGTGTACGGCGCCGAGTTCGGACTCGACCACCTCGTGGATCCGGGACACGAGCGCGTCCCGTTCCTCGATGGACGCCGTCGAGTCGATCACGAAGACGGACGCGACGACGATCCGACTGGAGAGCGACCAGACGTGGAGGTCCTCGACGCGCTCGACGCCGTCGAGTGCGGCGACGGCCCCGCGGACCGCTTCCGGATCGACGGGGCTCTCCTGCAGGAAGATGCCGCCGCTCTCCCGGAGGAGTCTCACCGCCGTCCAGACGATCAGCCCCGCGATGAGGACGGCCGTCAGCGGGTCGACGACCGTGAGCCCCGTGAACCGGACGACCAGCATCGAGACGACGACCGCCACCGACGCGCCCGCGTCCCCCAGGAGGTGGTAGTAGGCGCCCCGCTCGTTCAGGCTCATCTCGCCGCCCTGTAGCACGTAGACGGACCCGAGGTTGACGAGGAGGCCGCCCGCCGCCAGCGCCATCGTCGCGGTGGCGTCGACCTCGACCGGCGACAGGTACCGCCGGTACGACTCGTACACGAGATAGAGGACCATCGGCACGAGGAGGACGCCGTTGAGGAACGCGGCGAACGGTTCCACCCGGTGGAGGCCGAACGTCCACCGGCCGGACGGGGTCGTCCGCCGGGTGACGAGCGCCGCGCCGAGGGCGACGACGTACGCCAGCGCGTCGAACAGCATGTGGAGGGCGTCGCCGACGAGCGCGATCGACCCGAACGCGAGGCCGCCGAGGAGTTCGACGACGAAGCCGACGAGGTTGATCGCCGCGACGGCGCCGAGTTTGCGGACGCTCCGGTCGGTCCCGATGGCCCCGCCGTGTTCGTGCCCCGTCATGGCGACTCCGTGAGGGAGTATCCGCGCGGACGGGATAGTAGTTCCTGGGCACGCGGTCGAACGACCGGAACCCTCAGCGTTTACCTCCCCTCCAGCGAACCAATCTCCATGCAGATCGCGCCCTTCGAACTCGAACGCTGGTTCGCGGAGTACGAGCACGAGGCCGACATCATGCTCGCGGAGTCGGGCATCCGTTCGCTCCCGGCCGACCGTTTCGACCTGGACCCCGGCGACGTCGGCTACGTCATCCCCACGAACGGCGACCCCGACCTCCGAGCCGACGTCGGCGACCGCTACGGCCGGAGCGCCGACGAGGTGCTTTTCACCTGCGGCACCCAGGAGGCGAACTTCCTCGCGTTCCTGGCGCTGCTGGGCTCGGAACGCGGCGACGAGGCGGTCGTCGTCACGCCGACCTACCAGGCGCTCGACGGCGTCCCCGAGGCGTTCGGCGAGGTGACCCGCGTCGGCCTCGAACCGCCCGGGTGGGAGCTCGACGTCGACGCCGTCGCGGACGCGGTCACCGACGACACCGCCGTCGTGGTGCTCGCCAACCCGAACAACCCGACCGGGCGCTACCACCCGGAGGAGACGGTCCGGGAGCTGTACGACGTCGCCGCCGAGCACGACGCCTACCTGCTCTCCGACGAGGTGTACCGCCTGCTCGCCGAGGAGCCCATCCCGCCAGCGGCGTCGTTCGGCGAGTGGGGCCTCTCGACGGCGAGCCTCACGAAGGCGTACGGGCTGGCGGGCACACGGTTCGGCTGGCTCGTCGGCGACGAGTCGGTGGTCGAGGCGGCCTGGGAGTGGAAGGACTACACGACCGTCTCGCCGTCCATCTTCGGCCAGCACGTCGCCCGGCAGGCGCTCGGGGAGGCCGAGGACGGGATCCTGCGGGAGAACCGCGAACTGGCCCGGAAGCACCACGACATCGTCGTCGAGTGGCTCGACGAGCACGGCCTCGACTGGCACGACCCGGTGGGCGTCAACGGCTTCGTGACGGTCCCCGACGGGTTCGACGGCTCGCGGGAGTTCTGCCGGACGGTGGTCGAGGAGGCGTCCGTCGTGCTCGCGCCGGGCGACGCCTTCGGCCACGACGGCTACTTCCGAATCGGCTTCGGCCTGCCGACCGACGAACTGGAGGACGGACTCGATCGCGTGGGGGACGTCATCGCGGAGTGAGGGCCCCGAAGGGCCGGATTCGGCACCTTGGCGCGGTCGCTATCAAACCGTTTATACCGCCCGACCGGGAAGTCCGGTGCATGCCGAGAGAGCAGAAGCAGGTCCGGGAACTCCAGGAAGGGAGCTACGTCATGATGGACGACTCCCCCTGCAAGATCAACCACTACAGCACGGCCAAGCCGGGCAAACACGGCAGCGCCAAGGCTCGCGTCGAGGGGAAGGGCGTCTTCGACGAGAAGAAGCGTAGCCTGAGCCAGCCGGTCGACGCGAAGGTGTGGGTCCCCATCATCGAGCGGAAGCAGGGCCAGGTCGTCTCCGTCTCCGGCAATGACGCGCAGGTGATGGACCTCGACACCTACGAGACGTTCACGATGCGCGTCCCGGAGGGCGAGGACTTCTCGCCGGACCAGAACATCGAGTACCTCGAGTACGAGGGCCAGCGGAAGGTCCTCGGGTAGCGCCGTGACCCTCCCGTTCCCGGGCGCGCGGGCGGCCGGCGACGGGACCGACGCAGTCACGAACGACGCCGACAGCGCAGACCCCGTCGACGATGCCGACGCCGCCGACTACCTCGTCGTCGGCGCGCCGCTCGACGCGACGACCACGTTCGAACCGGGGACGCGTTTCGGACCCGAACGCGTCCGCCGCTTCGCGAGGACGTTCGACGACTACGACCGCCGCACCGACTCGCGCTTCTCCGAGGCGGCGGTCCACGACGCCGGGGACGTCCCCGCCTGGGACGACGTCCCGGCGTACCTCGACCACCTGACCGCCGAACTCCGAGCGGCCGCCATCGACGACGCCGTCCCGCTCGCGGTCGGCGGCGAACACACCGTCACCTGGGCCGGCGTCCGCGCGACCGAACCGGACGTCCTCGTCGTCCTCGACGCCCACCTCGACCTCCGCGAGGCGTACGACGGCAACCCGTTGAGCCACGCCTGCGTCGTCCGCCGCTGCCTCGACGGCGGCCCGGACGGGAACCACGCCGACGGGCGCCGCGACGACGCCGACCACCACACCGTCGACGAGGTCGTGGTCGTCGGCGCTCGCACCGGTTCCCGGGAGGAGTGGGAGCGCGCTGGGGCTGACGACGTGACCGTCGTTCCGCCGGAGGACGCCGGTGAGTGGTCGGAACTCGCCCCCGACCTCGACGGCCGGGACGTCTACCTCTCGGTCGACGTCGACGGCGCGGATCCGGGGTTCGCGCCCGGCACCGGAACGATGGAGCCGTTCGGCCTGCACCCCTGCGAGATGCGGGACGTCGTCCGCGGGGTTGCGGGTCGCTGCGTCGGCTTCGACGTCGTCGAGGTGAACGACCGCGACGACGGGCAGGCGGCGGCGCTGGCCGGGAAGCTGTTGCGGGAGTTCGTCCTCTCCCACCGGGCCGATTCGAATCGGTAACCCGGGCCGACGCCGAGGGCCACGACTCCGTCAGGACCGCGTTGGAAGCCCCCGGACGTCGAGGGGAACGTCGCGACCGGCGGCTCGGTCGCACGACTTCGCCCCGAGGACGGGGTCCCGCCTGCCCGAAGCCGATTTCGAAGACGCGGCGTCCGGCACACACAGGCTACAAGCCCCCGGCCCGTACACCGGCGTACATGGACCGCCCGGAGTTCGTCGCCCGACTCGACGAGGAACTGGACACCGCAGCCTACGCAGACCTCGACGCCAGCCCGAACGGGCTCCAGGTCGGGTCGGCGGCGGGCGAGGTCGAACGCGTCGCGTTCGCCGTCGACGCCGCGGTCGCGACCGCCGAGGCGGCCGTGGCCGCCGGCGCGGACGCGCTGGTCACCCACCACGGCATCGTCTGGGGCGGGCTGGACCGCGTGACCGACGGGGCGTACGAGCGCGTCGCGCCGCTGGTCCGCGAGGACGTCGCGCTGTACGTCTCACACCTCCCGCTGGACGGCCACCAGGAACTGGGCAACGCCGCCGGCGTCGCCGACGTGCTGGGGCTGACCGGCCGGGCCCCGTTCGGCGAACTCGGCCCGGAGTACGTCGGGCAGCGCGGGACGCTTCCGGAGCCGAGGGCGGCCGCCGACGTCGCAGCGACCCTCGATGGGGAACTGGACCACGCGGGCGAGGGCGTGCGGGTGCTCGACTTCGGCCCGGACCGGATCGAGGACGTCGCCGTCGTCACCGGAAGCGGGAGCGACTGGCTGGACGAGGCGGTCGAGGCCGGCGCGGACGCGCTCGTCACCGGCGAGGGGAAGGGGAAGGTGTACCACGAGGCCAGGGAGGCCGGACTCACCGTGTTCCTCGCGGGCCACTACGCGACCGAGACGTTCGGCGTCCGCAGCCTCCGGGACCTCGTCGACGGCTGGGGGCCGGAGACGAGCTACGTCGACCACCCGACCGGGCTGTGACGGGGCGCTCACGGGTCGCTGACGGGTCCTGGGGGAGTCGCCCCGAGGGACGGCCCGGTCTGCCGCCCGTGAACCACGCAACTCTAACCCCCGCGCGCCGCACGTCGGAGCATGACCGACGATCACGACGGGGTCGACCACGACGACGCCGACGGCGGCCGCGAACCCCGGCGCGAGGCTTTCTCCCACGACCCGCTGGGCCACGCCGAGGTCCGCGGCGGCATGACCGTCGCGGAGCTCGTCGAGCAGTACGGCCGCGCCGGCATCGGCGCCGAGTCCGTCCACGAGGCGGCCGACGTGCTCGCGGAGATGCTGGGCAGCGAGGACTGCACCGTGTTCCTCTCGC
Protein-coding regions in this window:
- a CDS encoding molybdenum cofactor guanylyltransferase, with amino-acid sequence MDEATVEGSGTTEGTEDSNGAERRYAVVIAGGRSTRFGDSDKAVAPLAGTPMIRRVADRLAGVTDRLVVNCRPDQREAIADALAGYPNPVRYAEDEEPDLGPMAGIRTGLRGVEAWGGPDALAFVAACDMPFLDPGLVSHLFDRAADRDAAVPRLDDEWFQTTHAVYRAGPMADACDAALAEGEGKIIAPLFELDHAVVEEDEALRYADESTFENLNTRKEFEAAAERFG
- the yqeC gene encoding selenium cofactor biosynthesis protein YqeC, giving the protein MTPTEALPADGLVAVVGAGGKKTTLYALARGADRAVVTATVRIPIFDEHVSRVVVTDDPGAALREAAPDDFPLGLVPERERSDRYHGYDRETVDDLAAGHDGPAFVKADGARMREFKAPSDREPQVPAGADAVIPVASVRAVGKPLSDEAVHRPERVSAITGLEPGDGITAEAVGEVLASPEGGLKGVPEGASAVPLVNKADDEALESVARDVAEAALAADGSGRIDRVVVARMGEGEVVDVVR
- a CDS encoding redoxin domain-containing protein yields the protein MLQTGDDAPAVTAPMATPDAASEAERGNYTSDDVAEFDLESALRDGPVALAFFPGVYSRTCTRELCGLRDWRADLADIDADVYGVSADTPWSLLAFVDEYDLGYPLVSGFNDPVIAEFGVEREDGPLAGIANRAVFVVDADRRITYTWSADEPLTFPDTDELADEIRAAR
- a CDS encoding cation diffusion facilitator family transporter encodes the protein MTGHEHGGAIGTDRSVRKLGAVAAINLVGFVVELLGGLAFGSIALVGDALHMLFDALAYVVALGAALVTRRTTPSGRWTFGLHRVEPFAAFLNGVLLVPMVLYLVYESYRRYLSPVEVDATATMALAAGGLLVNLGSVYVLQGGEMSLNERGAYYHLLGDAGASVAVVVSMLVVRFTGLTVVDPLTAVLIAGLIVWTAVRLLRESGGIFLQESPVDPEAVRGAVAALDGVERVEDLHVWSLSSRIVVASVFVIDSTASIEERDALVSRIHEVVESELGAVHATVEVASERHEHALG
- a CDS encoding aminotransferase class I/II-fold pyridoxal phosphate-dependent enzyme, whose protein sequence is MQIAPFELERWFAEYEHEADIMLAESGIRSLPADRFDLDPGDVGYVIPTNGDPDLRADVGDRYGRSADEVLFTCGTQEANFLAFLALLGSERGDEAVVVTPTYQALDGVPEAFGEVTRVGLEPPGWELDVDAVADAVTDDTAVVVLANPNNPTGRYHPEETVRELYDVAAEHDAYLLSDEVYRLLAEEPIPPAASFGEWGLSTASLTKAYGLAGTRFGWLVGDESVVEAAWEWKDYTTVSPSIFGQHVARQALGEAEDGILRENRELARKHHDIVVEWLDEHGLDWHDPVGVNGFVTVPDGFDGSREFCRTVVEEASVVLAPGDAFGHDGYFRIGFGLPTDELEDGLDRVGDVIAE
- a CDS encoding translation initiation factor IF-5A, which translates into the protein MPREQKQVRELQEGSYVMMDDSPCKINHYSTAKPGKHGSAKARVEGKGVFDEKKRSLSQPVDAKVWVPIIERKQGQVVSVSGNDAQVMDLDTYETFTMRVPEGEDFSPDQNIEYLEYEGQRKVLG
- a CDS encoding agmatinase family protein, whose protein sequence is MTLPFPGARAAGDGTDAVTNDADSADPVDDADAADYLVVGAPLDATTTFEPGTRFGPERVRRFARTFDDYDRRTDSRFSEAAVHDAGDVPAWDDVPAYLDHLTAELRAAAIDDAVPLAVGGEHTVTWAGVRATEPDVLVVLDAHLDLREAYDGNPLSHACVVRRCLDGGPDGNHADGRRDDADHHTVDEVVVVGARTGSREEWERAGADDVTVVPPEDAGEWSELAPDLDGRDVYLSVDVDGADPGFAPGTGTMEPFGLHPCEMRDVVRGVAGRCVGFDVVEVNDRDDGQAAALAGKLLREFVLSHRADSNR
- a CDS encoding Nif3-like dinuclear metal center hexameric protein; this encodes MDRPEFVARLDEELDTAAYADLDASPNGLQVGSAAGEVERVAFAVDAAVATAEAAVAAGADALVTHHGIVWGGLDRVTDGAYERVAPLVREDVALYVSHLPLDGHQELGNAAGVADVLGLTGRAPFGELGPEYVGQRGTLPEPRAAADVAATLDGELDHAGEGVRVLDFGPDRIEDVAVVTGSGSDWLDEAVEAGADALVTGEGKGKVYHEAREAGLTVFLAGHYATETFGVRSLRDLVDGWGPETSYVDHPTGL